In Equus caballus isolate H_3958 breed thoroughbred chromosome 7, TB-T2T, whole genome shotgun sequence, one DNA window encodes the following:
- the OR52A28 gene encoding olfactory receptor family 52 subfamily A member 28, translated as MRSINMSYLNPKTVTLIGIPGLEHMQFWIGFLFLGVCLVALMGNIFLLIIIPTERSLHQPMYIFLAVLAATDLGLCAAIVPKMLAIFWFGSCSMAFDTCLTQLFFIHALQGMESGILLAMAFDRYVAICDPLRHTSILTPLFLVRILLMVAIRTTVLVGILPILLKRLQFFQSVVIVHSYCEHMAVVKLAAENVHVNKSYGLFVAFAILGFDMIFVFISYVLIFHAVFRLPQKETRLKAFNTCTAHIVIFLEFYILAFFSFFSHRFGHVSPYAHILLSTTYLLVPPALNPIVYGVKTKEIRKRAAQICILKPDTWQ; from the coding sequence ATGAGATCTATTAACATGTCATATCTGAACCCAAAGACAGTGACCCTCATTGGAATCCCTGGACTAGAACATATGCAGTTTTGGATTGGATTTCTCTTCCTCGGCGTGTGCCTGGTGGCTCTGATGGGGAACATCTTCCTGTTAATCATCATCCCTACAGAACGCAGTCTTCATCAGCCCATGTACATCTTCCTGGCAGTGCTGGCAGCCACTGACCTAGGTCTCTGTGCAGCCATTGTTCCGAAGATGTTGGCCATTTTCTGGTTTGGCTCTTGCTCCATGGCTTTTGACACTTGCCTCACCCAGCTCTTCTTCATCCATGCCTTGCAGGGCATGGAATCTGGCATCCTATTGGCCATGGCCTTTGACCGCTATGTTGCCATCTGTGATCCTTTGAGGCACACATCCATCCTCACACCTCTCTTCCTAGTTCGGATCCTACTGATGGTGGCAATCCGGACAACTGTCCTTGTTGGGATTTTACCCATTTTACTCAAACGACTGCAGTTTTTCCAATCTGTGGTTATTGTGCATTCCTACTGTGAGCACATGGCTGTGGTCAAGCTGGCTGCAGAAAACGTCCATGTTAACAAATCATATGGGCTCTTTGTGGCTTTTGCAATTCTAGGTTTTGACATGATCTTTGTCTTCATCTCCTATGTTCTGATTTTTCATGCTGTTTTTCGTCTTCCCCAGAAGGAGACACGACTCAAAGCATTCAACACTTGTACTGCCCATATTGTCATATTCTTGGAGTTTTATatccttgctttcttttccttctttagcCACCGTTTTGGACATGTATCACCCTATGCCCATATCCTCTTGTCTACCACCTATCTGCTTGTGCCTCCTGCACTTAACCCCATTGTCTATGGTGTGAAGACCAAGGAGATCCGCAAACGGGCTGCTCAGATTTGTATTCTGAAGCCAGACACATGGCAATAA
- the OR52AD3 gene encoding olfactory receptor family 52 subfamily AD member 3: MSSCNNSISQPLIFVLAGIPGLESSHGWFSIPFFLVFVITVLGNTTILCIIQVEKSLHEPMFLLLAMLSVVDLSLVSVIVPRMLGIFWMKAKEISFNACLTQMFFIPSFYVMESGILLAMAFDRFVAIWYPLRYTTILAKNMLVKMALAVMARAVAVLTPVPILAKRLESFQTHIIAYSYCAYMAVVQIACGDISDHIVYGLMVIVASVGFDLFFIILSYGLILHAVFQMPSWEARGKALSTCGSHLCVIALFYSPVVFSVLAQILGYHMAPYLQIIIDNLYFLLPPMVNPLIYGARTKQMREWVLRILHCHGN; this comes from the coding sequence ATGTCCTCTTGCAACAACTCCATTTCTCAGCCCTTGATATTTGTACTAGCTGGAATTCCTGGCCTAGAATCTTCCCATGGCTGGttctctattccttttttcttggtaTTTGTCATTACAGTCCTTGGCAATACCACCATCTTATGCATCATACAGGTGGAAAAGAGTCTTCATGAGCCCATGTTTCTCCTTCTGGCTATGCTTTCAGTTGTTGACCTGTCCCTGGTCAGTGTCATTGTGCCCCGCATGCTGGGTATCTTCTGGATGAAGGCCAAAGAAATCAGCTTCAATGCCTGCCTCACACAGAtgtttttcattccttccttttatgTCATGGAGTCTGGGATCCTCCTCGCCATGGCTTTTGACAGATTTGTGGCTATCTGGTATCCTCTGAGATATACAACCATCCTTGCTAAGAACATGCTTGTGAAGATGGCATTGGCTGTCATGGCAAGAGCAGTGGCGGTACTGACCCCAGTACCCATCCTGGCAAAAAGACTGGAAAGCTTCCAAACCCACATCATTGCTTACTCCTACTGTGCCTACATGGCTGTGGTGCAGATAGCCTGTGGAGACATCTCTGACCACATTGTCTATGGCCTCATGGTTATTGTAGCATCTGTGGGATTTGATCTGTTTTTTATCATTCTGTCATATGGCCTGATCCTCCATGCTGTCTTTCAGATGCCCTCTTGGGAGGCACGGGGTAAAGCTCTCAGCACGTGTGGCTCTCATCTTTGTGTCATTGCTCTCTTTTATTCTCCTGTTGTCTTCTCTGTGCTGGCCCAGATTTTAGGCTATCATATGGCTCCCTATCTACAGATCATTATTGACAATCTCTACTTCCTGCTGCCTCCCATGGTCAATCCCTTGATTTATGGGGCCCGGACCAAGCAAATGCGCGAGTGGGTGCTACGAATCCTCCACTGTCATGGAAACTGA